The Bacteroidales bacterium genome segment GTCTATCTTGGTGGAGAGAAGCCCGTTTTGGCATGTTCATTCACTGGGGCCTTTATGCCCAGGCAGCCCGCCATGAGTGGGTAAAAAAACGTGAGCGGATCCCGGATGAAGAATATAAGAAATATTTCGAAATTTTTAATCCCGATCTGTTCAATCCGAGAGAATGGGCAAAAAAGGCAAAAGCCGCCGGAATGAAGTATGCCGTGATCACCAGCAAACACCATGAAGGATTTTGCATGTTTGACTCGGATTATACCGATTACGACGTAATGAACACCCCATACGAAAAGGATATAATTAAGGAATGGGTAGAGGCTTTCCGGGCAGAAGGGCTTGGTATTGGCTTTTACTATTCATTGATTGACTGGCACCACCCGGAATATACTATCGATCGGGTGCATCCACAAAGCGCAAGCACGGAGGAAGAATACAATGAACTGAATAAAGACCGGGATATGAGCATCTATCGTGAATATCTGAAAAATCAGGTTCGTGAAATTCTTACCAATTATGGGAAAATTGATATTATGTGGCTCGACTACTCTTTCCCGGGAAAGTTTGGAAAGGACCGGAATGACTGGGGTTCAGCAGAACTAATGAAAATGGTCCGCCGGCTTCAACCTGAAATTATTGTGAACGACCGGGCCGACCTGAAGGATTATTGGGGAGGATGGGATTTTACAACCCCTGAACAGTTTAAGGTGGAAAGCTGGCCGGAAATTGACGGGGAAAAGATCCCATGGGAAACCTGTCAGACCTTCTCCGGTTCCTGGGGCTATTATAGAGACGAACATACCTGGAAAGACAAAAAGCAACTTCTTGTATTGCTCATCGAATCAGTCAGCAAAGGCGGCAACCTGTTATTAAACGTAGGACCAACGGCCAGGGGAACTTTCGATCACAGGGCCGACAATGCCCTCAGTGAAATGGGAGATTGGATGAAATACAACAGTCGCTCGATTTATGGTTGTACCCAGGCACC includes the following:
- a CDS encoding alpha-L-fucosidase, yielding MKKILLVILLALFLGQTANAQKKIWDETEAEKAERLSWWREARFGMFIHWGLYAQAARHEWVKKRERIPDEEYKKYFEIFNPDLFNPREWAKKAKAAGMKYAVITSKHHEGFCMFDSDYTDYDVMNTPYEKDIIKEWVEAFRAEGLGIGFYYSLIDWHHPEYTIDRVHPQSASTEEEYNELNKDRDMSIYREYLKNQVREILTNYGKIDIMWLDYSFPGKFGKDRNDWGSAELMKMVRRLQPEIIVNDRADLKDYWGGWDFTTPEQFKVESWPEIDGEKIPWETCQTFSGSWGYYRDEHTWKDKKQLLVLLIESVSKGGNLLLNVGPTARGTFDHRADNALSEMGDWMKYNSRSIYGCTQAPEEFEAPDNTLLTYNPDKNRLYIHLLDYPLKNFLLEDYKDKIKYAQFLHDASELQMSEPYGHWIQQETGENDVNLILPVNKPNVEIPVIEVFLKE